One window from the genome of Buchnera aphidicola str. Ua (Uroleucon ambrosiae) encodes:
- the gloB gene encoding hydroxyacylglutathione hydrolase → MFLKQIPILIDNYVWMLVDSYGFCIIIDPGCSEEIIKTIEQNKWHPIAIFLTHNHIDHVSGVKNIIQYYSHSITVFGPDETKQHYVNTILKQGDKIVILNKTFEIFFTPGHTSGHITYYSFPYLFCGDTIFSGGCGRVYNNQYLEMYNSIKLISTFPNNTILCCAHEYTLLNLKFTMFFIPNDITIQLYFEKIKSRLKIGKSSLPSYLIFEKKINLFLRTDEFFLKKELGLSKFSSALEVFKELRIKKDFFWS, encoded by the coding sequence TTGTTTTTAAAACAAATACCAATATTAATTGATAATTATGTATGGATGCTTGTTGACTCTTATGGTTTTTGTATTATTATAGATCCTGGATGTTCTGAAGAAATTATAAAAACAATCGAGCAAAATAAATGGCATCCTATAGCAATATTTTTAACTCATAATCACATAGATCATGTTTCAGGAGTTAAAAATATTATTCAATATTATTCTCATTCAATCACTGTTTTTGGACCAGATGAAACTAAACAGCATTATGTGAATACAATTTTAAAGCAAGGGGATAAAATTGTTATTTTAAACAAAACATTTGAAATTTTTTTTACTCCTGGTCATACTTCTGGTCATATTACTTATTATAGTTTTCCATATCTTTTTTGTGGAGATACTATTTTTTCGGGTGGTTGTGGACGTGTTTATAATAATCAATATCTAGAAATGTATAATTCTATAAAACTTATTTCTACTTTTCCTAATAATACAATATTATGTTGTGCTCATGAATATACTCTATTAAATTTAAAATTTACTATGTTTTTTATCCCTAATGATATAACAATACAATTATATTTTGAAAAAATTAAATCTCGATTAAAAATAGGTAAATCTAGTTTACCATCATATCTTATTTTTGAGAAAAAAATTAATTTATTTTTGAGAACAGATGAATTTTTTTTGAAAAAAGAGTTAGGATTAAGTAAATTTAGCAGTGCTTTAGAGGTGTTTAAGGAATTAAGAATTAAAAAAGATTTTTTTTGGAGCTAA
- the rnhA gene encoding ribonuclease HI, producing the protein MFKIVKMFTDGSCLGNPGPGGYAVILRYKLNEKILTSGFYLTTNNRMELMAVISGLEFLKKPCFVKIITDSLYVKKGIIDWMPIWKKKKWKTQKKQDVKNIDLWLRIDNALKHHSVEWLWIKAHIGHLENEKCDIIARQSAKHPSINDYYYENSKF; encoded by the coding sequence ATGTTTAAAATTGTCAAAATGTTTACAGATGGTTCTTGTTTAGGCAATCCTGGTCCAGGAGGTTATGCTGTAATATTACGTTATAAATTAAATGAAAAAATTTTAACTTCGGGCTTTTATTTAACTACAAATAATCGTATGGAATTAATGGCTGTAATATCAGGATTAGAATTTCTTAAAAAACCTTGTTTTGTAAAAATTATAACAGATAGTTTATATGTAAAAAAAGGAATTATTGATTGGATGCCTATTTGGAAAAAAAAAAAATGGAAAACACAGAAAAAACAAGATGTAAAAAACATAGATTTATGGCTACGTATTGATAATGCCTTAAAACATCATTCAGTAGAATGGCTTTGGATTAAAGCACATATTGGTCATTTAGAAAATGAAAAATGTGATATAATAGCACGTCAATCTGCTAAACATCCTTCAATTAACGATTATTATTACGAAAATAGTAAATTTTAA
- the dnaQ gene encoding DNA polymerase III subunit epsilon encodes MNDKRMIILDTETTGINKIGIPHVNHRIIEIGAVEIIERRFTGNNFHVYIKPDRLIESEALKVHGITNNFLKDKPIFKDIVNKFLKYIQNSTLIIHNASFDLGFINQELNLLNQKIKTIDTFCNVLDTLKIARKLFPGKKNTLDALCTRYKINKSSRNLHSAILDAYLLGKVYLLMTNGQESLFFNTIVNSKKISSKPKKFIRSQNIPLKILYAKKQEIDSHIKYLQYMKRHNLCLWK; translated from the coding sequence ATGAATGACAAAAGAATGATTATATTAGATACAGAAACTACGGGTATAAATAAAATTGGTATTCCTCATGTTAATCATAGAATTATAGAAATTGGAGCTGTTGAAATTATCGAACGTCGTTTTACAGGAAATAATTTTCATGTTTATATTAAACCTGATAGATTAATTGAATCTGAAGCATTAAAAGTCCATGGTATTACTAATAATTTTTTAAAAGATAAACCTATTTTTAAAGATATTGTTAATAAATTTTTAAAATATATTCAAAATTCCACATTAATAATTCATAATGCTTCATTTGATTTGGGTTTTATAAATCAAGAATTAAATCTATTAAATCAAAAAATTAAAACAATTGATACATTTTGTAATGTATTAGATACATTAAAAATCGCACGAAAATTATTTCCAGGAAAAAAAAATACTTTAGATGCCTTATGTACAAGATATAAAATTAACAAATCTAGTAGAAATTTACATAGCGCTATATTAGATGCTTACCTTTTAGGTAAAGTATATCTTTTAATGACAAATGGTCAAGAGTCTCTTTTTTTTAATACTATAGTAAATAGTAAAAAAATATCTTCAAAACCAAAAAAATTTATTCGATCTCAAAATATTCCTTTAAAAATATTATATGCTAAAAAACAAGAAATAGATTCACATATAAAATATTTGCAATATATGAAACGTCATAATTTATGTTTATGGAAGTAA
- the lpcA gene encoding D-sedoheptulose 7-phosphate isomerase, with protein MYKKTIFSEFDSALQTLKKFLKNNQAINNIEQAAILISQAFKNGNKVISCGNGGSHCDALHFSEELTSVYREKRNGYPAVSISDSSYISAVGNDFGYDQIFSRYIQSIGCKGDVLLAISTSGNSLNVIKAIEIAKNKKIKVISLTGHNGGKIKILSDITICVPYYGYADRIQEMHIKIIHILILIIEKEMQKNH; from the coding sequence ATGTATAAAAAAACAATTTTTTCTGAATTTGATTCTGCTTTACAAACTTTAAAAAAATTTTTAAAAAATAATCAAGCAATAAATAATATTGAACAAGCAGCTATTCTTATTTCTCAAGCATTTAAAAATGGAAATAAAGTAATTTCTTGTGGAAATGGAGGTTCGCATTGTGATGCATTACATTTTTCAGAAGAATTAACTAGTGTGTATCGAGAAAAACGAAATGGATATCCTGCTGTTTCTATATCAGATAGTAGTTATATTTCTGCAGTAGGAAATGATTTTGGATATGATCAAATATTTTCACGTTATATACAAAGTATAGGATGTAAAGGTGATGTTTTATTGGCTATTTCTACTTCTGGAAATTCATTAAATGTTATTAAAGCTATAGAAATAGCTAAAAATAAAAAAATAAAAGTAATTTCGTTAACAGGTCATAATGGAGGTAAGATTAAAATCTTATCTGATATAACAATTTGTGTTCCTTATTATGGTTATGCAGATCGAATACAAGAAATGCATATTAAAATTATTCATATATTAATATTAATTATAGAAAAAGAAATGCAAAAAAATCATTAA
- the gpt gene encoding xanthine phosphoribosyltransferase produces MSEKYIVTWDMLQIHTRKLAIRLLKKNNFCNGIIAVSRGGLVPSAVLARELDIRCIDTVCIESYQHNCLKNKRKIIKKADSDGDKIIVIDDLVDTGGTAKIIRNLYPKAYFVTIFAKPMGRLLVDDYIIDIPQNVWIEQPWDMSTSYISPIISKI; encoded by the coding sequence ATGAGTGAGAAATACATTGTCACCTGGGATATGCTTCAAATTCATACAAGAAAGCTAGCTATTCGATTACTAAAAAAAAATAATTTTTGTAATGGAATTATTGCAGTGAGTCGGGGAGGTCTTGTTCCCTCAGCTGTATTAGCAAGAGAATTAGACATTCGATGTATTGATACTGTATGCATTGAAAGTTATCAGCATAATTGCTTAAAAAATAAAAGAAAAATAATAAAAAAAGCAGATAGTGATGGAGATAAAATTATTGTAATAGATGATTTGGTAGATACCGGTGGTACTGCAAAAATTATTCGTAATTTGTATCCTAAAGCTTATTTTGTAACAATTTTTGCAAAACCCATGGGTCGTTTATTAGTTGATGATTATATAATCGATATTCCTCAAAATGTATGGATTGAGCAACCATGGGATATGTCAACTTCTTATATCTCTCCTATTATTTCAAAAATATAA
- a CDS encoding nucleotide exchange factor GrpE, with product MINQQDTITKNNENNENNENNENNENNENNENNENNENNENNENNENNENNENNENNNLIFLLKNQLRESNEKIIQTKIQSEKEIISLYKRVNKDIEHCRKFSLEKLLKDFFPIIDNIERALNLIEQSQSKETFLNIINKLKDINNSLKKCFMIFNITKIDDVNVSFDPSIHQAVSIHYTDEIKSNKIITVMQPGYMLHNIRLLRPAMVIVSKKKT from the coding sequence ATGATAAATCAACAAGATACAATAACAAAAAATAATGAAAATAATGAAAATAATGAAAATAATGAAAATAATGAAAATAATGAAAATAATGAAAATAATGAAAATAATGAAAATAATGAAAATAATGAAAATAATGAAAATAATGAAAATAATGAAAATAATGAAAATAATAATTTAATTTTTTTATTAAAAAACCAATTACGTGAATCTAATGAAAAAATAATACAAACAAAAATTCAAAGTGAAAAAGAAATTATATCTCTTTATAAAAGAGTTAATAAAGATATAGAACACTGTAGAAAATTTTCTTTAGAAAAATTGTTAAAAGATTTTTTCCCTATTATTGATAATATTGAACGTGCATTAAATTTAATAGAGCAAAGTCAATCAAAAGAAACTTTTTTAAATATAATCAATAAATTAAAAGATATTAATAATTCATTAAAAAAATGTTTTATGATATTTAATATAACAAAAATAGATGATGTAAATGTATCATTTGATCCATCTATCCATCAAGCTGTATCGATTCATTATACCGATGAAATCAAATCAAATAAAATTATTACAGTAATGCAACCTGGGTATATGCTACATAATATTCGTTTATTACGTCCTGCTATGGTTATAGTGTCTAAGAAAAAAACATAA
- the smpB gene encoding SsrA-binding protein SmpB, translated as MSYKINTQKKKSRIVFNKKAYHNYFIEQIFQAGIVLQGWEIKSIRSGKINISESYISNYCNEIYLFNAVIQPLHMSSNHIFCDPKRKRKLLLNKNEIDFLSVKKKNIGYTIISLSMFWKKSWCKLEFGLAKGKNRQDKRIDSKKREWGKEKLRILKNKK; from the coding sequence ATGTCATATAAAATAAATACTCAAAAAAAAAAATCTAGAATTGTATTTAATAAGAAAGCATATCATAATTATTTTATTGAGCAAATTTTTCAAGCTGGTATTGTATTACAAGGTTGGGAAATTAAGTCTATTCGATCTGGTAAAATAAATATTTCAGAAAGTTATATATCTAATTATTGTAATGAAATATATCTTTTTAATGCTGTAATTCAACCTTTACATATGTCTTCAAATCATATTTTTTGTGATCCAAAAAGAAAAAGAAAATTATTATTAAATAAAAATGAAATTGATTTTTTATCTGTAAAAAAAAAAAATATAGGATATACTATTATATCATTGTCTATGTTTTGGAAAAAATCTTGGTGTAAATTAGAATTCGGTCTTGCAAAAGGAAAAAATAGACAAGATAAGAGAATAGATTCTAAAAAAAGAGAATGGGGCAAAGAAAAATTAAGAATTTTAAAAAACAAAAAGTAA
- the tadA gene encoding tRNA adenosine(34) deaminase TadA produces the protein MGQRKIKNFKKQKVIYQNLSQYQKDINWMKIALRYASYAKRKGEIPIGSIIVFEERIIGVGWNSSIIRHDPTAHAEIIALRHAGKTIKNYRLINSTLYVTLEPCVMCFGALINSRITRLVFGAYSKKSSNQHFLKNLFFNANTNYHLDIKNNILKNECENILIKFFKNKRKK, from the coding sequence ATGGGGCAAAGAAAAATTAAGAATTTTAAAAAACAAAAAGTAATTTATCAAAATCTTTCACAATATCAAAAAGATATTAATTGGATGAAAATTGCTTTAAGATATGCCTCTTATGCTAAAAGAAAAGGTGAAATCCCTATCGGATCAATAATAGTTTTTGAAGAACGTATAATTGGAGTGGGTTGGAATAGTTCTATTATTCGACATGATCCCACTGCACATGCAGAAATTATAGCCTTACGTCATGCTGGAAAAACTATAAAAAATTATCGTTTAATAAATAGTACATTATACGTAACATTAGAACCTTGTGTTATGTGTTTCGGAGCTCTTATAAATAGTCGTATTACACGCTTAGTATTTGGTGCATATAGTAAAAAATCAAGTAATCAGCATTTTTTAAAAAATTTATTTTTTAATGCAAATACAAATTATCATTTAGATATTAAAAATAATATTTTAAAAAATGAATGCGAGAATATTTTAATAAAATTTTTTAAAAATAAAAGAAAAAAATAA
- the acpS gene encoding holo-ACP synthase, protein MSIIGIGIDLIEILRIKNILFKYQNNFAKKILSIEEFKKYIFSKNKIHFLAKKFAAKEAASKALGTGINSCIKFNELEFYNDQFGKPKLRFLNNAFKKSQELKCKYIHVSIADQKLYAYAIVILEN, encoded by the coding sequence ATGTCTATTATTGGAATAGGGATTGATTTAATTGAAATATTACGTATTAAAAATATATTATTTAAATATCAAAACAATTTTGCTAAAAAAATTTTATCTATAGAAGAATTTAAAAAATATATTTTTTCAAAAAACAAAATTCATTTTCTTGCAAAAAAATTTGCAGCTAAAGAAGCGGCATCTAAAGCATTAGGAACAGGAATTAATAGTTGTATTAAATTTAATGAGTTAGAATTTTATAATGATCAATTTGGAAAACCAAAATTAAGATTTTTAAATAATGCTTTTAAAAAATCTCAAGAATTAAAATGTAAATATATACATGTCAGTATAGCTGATCAAAAACTATATGCTTATGCTATAGTGATTTTAGAAAATTAA
- the era gene encoding GTPase Era: protein MNIKQTYCGYISIVGKPNVGKSTLLNKIIGKTISISSKKKYTTQKNIIGIKTQNFYQTIYIDTPGVIIDTKKKSIIYEQEKFYKIIKISILIIFVIDQTFWTEDNQIIFNKIKKYNIPIIIIINKIDKIHDKKILLPLIQILKNKENVIEIIPVSIKKINHINFLHNTVIKYLPKTKHIYPRSYITTNTQLFTISEIIRKQLILFLGDELPSSIKVTIESFKINKKKEIHIIAIIKVKNLRHKKIIIGHNGEKIKKISMIARQKIKYEVCTKTHLFIWIK, encoded by the coding sequence GTGAACATAAAACAAACATATTGTGGATATATTTCTATTGTTGGAAAACCTAATGTTGGTAAATCTACATTGCTAAATAAGATTATTGGTAAAACCATTTCTATTTCATCAAAAAAAAAATATACAACACAAAAAAATATTATAGGAATTAAAACACAAAATTTTTATCAAACTATTTATATAGATACACCAGGTGTAATTATCGATACAAAAAAAAAATCTATAATATATGAACAAGAAAAATTTTATAAAATAATAAAAATTTCAATATTAATTATATTTGTTATTGATCAAACATTTTGGACAGAAGATAATCAAATAATTTTTAACAAAATAAAAAAATATAATATACCAATCATTATTATAATTAATAAAATTGATAAAATTCATGACAAAAAAATTTTATTACCTCTTATTCAAATTTTAAAAAATAAAGAAAATGTTATAGAAATCATTCCTGTTTCTATTAAAAAAATAAATCATATTAATTTTTTACATAATACTGTTATCAAATATTTACCAAAAACGAAACATATATATCCTAGATCTTATATAACAACTAATACTCAATTATTTACTATTTCTGAAATTATTCGAAAACAATTAATATTATTTTTAGGAGATGAATTACCTTCTTCAATCAAAGTTACAATTGAATCTTTTAAAATAAACAAAAAAAAAGAAATTCATATTATTGCTATAATAAAAGTAAAAAATTTAAGACATAAAAAGATCATTATTGGTCATAATGGAGAGAAAATAAAAAAAATTAGTATGATTGCAAGACAAAAAATTAAATATGAGGTTTGTACTAAAACACATCTTTTTATTTGGATCAAATAA
- the rnc gene encoding ribonuclease III: MNHIVTKKIQKVLGYTFTHKDLLKQALTHRSASSKHNERLEFLGDSILSFVIANALYQHFPYINEGDMSRMRATLVRGNTLAEIAYEFDLGEYLKLGQGELKSGGFRRESILANTVEALIGSIYLDSNIKTVEELILKWYEKRLEKISPGEKQKDPKTRLQEYLQSKHLALPSYFIVEVYGEAHNQLFTIHCKISMITEHFIGTGSSRRKAEQNAAQKALIQLGVE, from the coding sequence ATGAATCATATTGTAACAAAAAAAATACAAAAAGTGTTGGGATATACTTTTACTCATAAAGATCTTTTAAAACAAGCATTAACACATCGTAGCGCAAGTAGTAAACATAATGAAAGACTAGAATTTTTAGGAGATTCTATTCTAAGTTTTGTTATTGCTAATGCTTTATATCAACATTTTCCATATATTAATGAAGGTGATATGAGTCGTATGCGAGCTACTTTAGTACGTGGTAACACTTTAGCTGAAATTGCTTATGAATTTGATTTAGGTGAATATTTAAAATTAGGACAAGGAGAACTAAAAAGTGGAGGATTTCGCCGTGAATCTATTTTAGCAAATACTGTTGAAGCTTTAATAGGAAGTATTTATTTAGATAGTAATATTAAAACAGTAGAAGAATTGATATTAAAATGGTATGAAAAACGCTTAGAAAAAATTAGTCCTGGAGAAAAACAAAAAGATCCTAAAACACGATTACAAGAATATTTACAATCAAAACATTTAGCTTTACCGAGCTATTTTATAGTCGAAGTATATGGTGAAGCACATAATCAATTATTTACTATTCATTGTAAAATTAGTATGATTACAGAACATTTTATTGGAACTGGTTCTAGTAGAAGAAAAGCTGAACAAAATGCAGCACAAAAAGCATTAATTCAATTAGGTGTAGAGTGA
- the lepB gene encoding signal peptidase I, with the protein MANILTIFLLISTVLTGIIWIFYRIKHIKMYFLNKKNIKNNHLFLENKLLLKHETSLFTSLASFFPVFLTIFIIRSFIYEPFQIPSGSMMPTLLIGDFIIVEKFTYGIKEPITHKTLINTSNPKRGDVVVFRHPNDYNTNYIKRIIGLPGDKIIYDIKKKHIHICINYTNTKHCTEKLVIYYSKPKLSNFVQKIYFSNTNNNAIEQKKIYHLLHFNIVEENFNTVKHNILLLNNIKNSTQDYFQQKNMPKLTWIVPKNQYFMMGDNRDNSLDSRYWGFVPEENLVGKAIKIWMSFDKNENEWPTGIRINRIGNIY; encoded by the coding sequence ATGGCAAATATATTAACTATTTTTTTATTAATTAGTACAGTATTAACTGGTATCATTTGGATTTTTTATCGCATAAAACATATAAAAATGTATTTTTTAAATAAAAAAAATATCAAAAATAATCATTTATTCCTAGAAAATAAATTATTATTAAAGCATGAAACATCTTTATTCACATCATTAGCATCATTTTTTCCAGTTTTTTTAACGATATTTATTATACGATCATTTATTTATGAACCTTTTCAAATTCCATCAGGTTCTATGATGCCAACTCTTTTAATAGGTGATTTTATTATTGTAGAAAAATTTACATATGGTATTAAAGAACCCATCACACATAAAACATTAATTAATACTAGCAATCCAAAAAGAGGTGATGTAGTAGTTTTTAGGCATCCAAATGATTATAATACTAATTATATTAAACGTATAATAGGGTTACCTGGAGATAAAATTATATATGATATTAAAAAAAAACATATACATATATGTATTAATTATACTAATACAAAACATTGTACAGAAAAATTAGTTATTTATTATTCTAAACCTAAATTAAGTAATTTTGTACAAAAAATATATTTTTCAAATACAAATAATAATGCAATAGAACAAAAAAAAATATATCATTTATTACATTTTAATATTGTTGAAGAAAATTTTAATACTGTTAAACATAATATATTATTATTAAATAATATAAAAAATTCAACCCAAGATTATTTTCAGCAAAAAAATATGCCAAAATTAACTTGGATTGTTCCTAAAAATCAATATTTTATGATGGGAGATAATCGTGACAATAGTTTAGATAGTCGATATTGGGGTTTTGTTCCTGAAGAAAACTTAGTAGGAAAAGCCATTAAAATATGGATGAGTTTTGATAAAAATGAAAATGAATGGCCGACTGGGATACGTATAAACCGGATTGGTAATATATATTAA
- the lepA gene encoding translation elongation factor 4, with protein sequence MKNIRNFSIIAHIDHGKSTLSDRLIQICGGLSAREMSNQVLDSMELEKERGITIKARSVMIHYKDELNNIFNLNFIDTPGHVDFSYEVSRSLAACEGAILVVDATQGVEAQTLANCYTALDMNIEILPVLNKIDLPNANIEKVSKEIEDIIGISALDAIKCSSKTGEGVKELIERIITDIPSPKGLINAPLQALIIDSWFDNYLGIVSLIRIKNGILSYKDKIQVMSTKKIYFVEQLGIFTPKKVNKSQLKCGEVGWIVCGIKNIKAFSVGDTLTQANNPAQTILKGFKKIKPQIYAGLFPIASDQYETFRDALEKLSLNDSSLFYEPENSLALGFGFRCGFLGLLHMEIIQERLEREYSIDLISTAPTVIYKIVLINGNIIYLDSPSNFPNINNIKEIQEPIVECNILLPTQFLGEVIKLCIKKRGTQINMIYHAHQVLLKYNIPMNEVVLNFFDELKSISSGYASLEYDFKCFQSAKIVKIDILINSEKVDALTIISCHKNAQYRAREIVNKIQTLIPRHQFDISIQAVINNSIIARSTVKQLRKNVLAKCYGGDISRKKKLLKKQKEGKKRMKKIGNVNVPKTIFFEILNTNKN encoded by the coding sequence ATGAAAAATATAAGAAATTTTTCCATTATAGCCCACATTGATCATGGAAAATCAACTTTATCAGATAGATTAATACAAATATGTGGTGGACTATCTGCAAGAGAAATGTCTAATCAAGTGTTAGATTCAATGGAATTAGAAAAAGAAAGAGGTATTACTATAAAAGCACGTAGTGTGATGATTCATTATAAAGACGAATTAAATAATATTTTTAATTTAAATTTTATTGATACTCCTGGTCATGTAGATTTTTCTTATGAAGTTTCTCGATCATTAGCTGCTTGTGAGGGAGCTATTTTAGTTGTAGATGCTACGCAAGGTGTTGAAGCACAAACTTTAGCAAATTGTTATACTGCATTAGATATGAATATAGAAATTCTACCTGTATTAAATAAAATAGATTTGCCTAATGCAAATATAGAGAAAGTATCTAAAGAAATAGAAGATATTATAGGAATATCTGCATTAGATGCAATTAAATGCTCATCTAAAACAGGAGAAGGTGTTAAAGAATTAATCGAACGTATTATTACTGATATTCCTTCTCCTAAAGGTTTAATAAATGCTCCCCTGCAAGCTTTAATTATTGATTCATGGTTTGATAATTATTTAGGTATAGTTTCATTAATAAGAATTAAAAATGGGATTTTATCATACAAAGATAAAATTCAAGTGATGAGTACAAAAAAAATTTATTTTGTAGAACAATTAGGTATTTTTACACCAAAAAAAGTAAATAAATCTCAATTAAAATGTGGTGAAGTAGGATGGATTGTTTGCGGTATAAAAAATATTAAAGCATTTTCTGTTGGGGATACATTAACACAAGCAAATAATCCTGCACAAACGATTTTAAAAGGTTTTAAAAAAATTAAACCTCAAATATATGCTGGTTTATTTCCTATCGCATCTGATCAATATGAAACATTTAGAGATGCATTAGAAAAACTAAGTTTAAATGATTCATCATTGTTTTATGAACCAGAAAATTCTTTAGCACTTGGTTTTGGATTTAGATGTGGATTTTTAGGATTATTGCATATGGAAATAATTCAAGAACGTCTAGAACGAGAATATTCTATTGACTTAATTTCAACTGCACCAACAGTAATTTATAAAATAGTATTAATCAATGGAAACATTATTTATTTAGATAGTCCTTCAAATTTTCCTAATATAAATAATATAAAAGAAATTCAAGAACCTATAGTTGAATGTAATATTTTATTACCTACTCAATTTCTTGGTGAAGTGATAAAATTATGTATTAAAAAAAGAGGCACGCAAATAAACATGATTTATCATGCACATCAAGTATTATTAAAATATAATATTCCTATGAATGAAGTAGTACTGAATTTTTTTGATGAATTAAAATCTATATCTAGTGGATATGCTTCTTTAGAATATGATTTTAAATGTTTTCAATCTGCAAAAATAGTTAAAATAGATATCTTAATTAATTCAGAGAAAGTAGATGCATTAACCATAATATCATGTCATAAAAATGCACAATATCGTGCGCGTGAAATTGTAAATAAAATTCAAACATTAATACCTAGACATCAATTTGATATTTCTATTCAAGCTGTTATTAATAATTCTATTATTGCTCGTTCAACTGTTAAACAATTAAGAAAAAATGTATTAGCCAAATGTTATGGTGGTGATATTAGTAGAAAGAAAAAATTGTTAAAAAAACAAAAAGAAGGAAAAAAAAGAATGAAAAAAATAGGTAATGTAAATGTTCCAAAAACAATATTTTTTGAGATTTTGAATACTAATAAAAATTAA
- the mnmA gene encoding tRNA 2-thiouridine(34) synthase MnmA encodes MKIKDTKKVIVAMSGGVDSSVAAWMLKNQNYKVEGLFMKNWEEDDQQGYCNSAQDLFDAETVCKTLNIYLHKINFSSEYWELVFKKFLDEYKKGNTPNPDILCNKEIKFNVFFNYAIHVLKADYVATGHYARIKNNNGKYILLKGIDQNKDQSYFLYTLNHIQLKKILFPIGDWTKNTIRNFAKKINIRISKKKDSTGICFIGPKNLKILNFYITEKIGDIVTVSGKIIGKHNGIFYYTIGQRKGLGIGGIKEEYNIPWYVVKKDIKKNQLIVAQGASNIYLMSVGLIAKNINWINNDYISYPLSCKIKIRYRQIDISCNIECIKNKRLKILFDSPVIAVTPGQSVVLYLLEVCIGGGIIESRLPLL; translated from the coding sequence ATAAAAATAAAAGATACTAAAAAAGTAATTGTTGCCATGTCTGGAGGTGTAGATTCATCAGTTGCTGCATGGATGTTAAAAAATCAAAACTATAAAGTAGAAGGTTTATTTATGAAAAATTGGGAAGAAGATGATCAACAAGGATATTGTAATTCTGCTCAAGATTTATTTGATGCTGAAACGGTATGCAAAACATTAAATATATATCTTCATAAAATTAATTTTTCTTCAGAATATTGGGAATTAGTCTTTAAAAAATTTTTAGATGAATATAAGAAAGGAAACACACCAAATCCTGATATATTATGTAACAAAGAAATTAAATTTAATGTATTTTTTAATTATGCTATTCATGTGCTTAAAGCTGATTATGTTGCTACAGGTCATTATGCTCGTATAAAAAATAATAATGGCAAATATATTTTATTAAAAGGTATTGATCAAAATAAAGATCAAAGTTATTTTTTATACACTTTAAATCATATACAACTTAAAAAAATTTTATTCCCAATTGGTGATTGGACAAAAAATACAATAAGAAATTTTGCTAAAAAAATAAATATACGGATTTCTAAAAAAAAAGATTCTACTGGAATATGTTTTATTGGACCTAAAAATTTAAAAATTTTAAATTTTTATATTACTGAAAAAATAGGTGATATAGTTACTGTATCAGGAAAAATTATTGGTAAACATAATGGTATTTTTTATTATACTATAGGTCAAAGAAAAGGTTTAGGTATTGGGGGTATTAAAGAAGAATATAATATACCTTGGTATGTTGTAAAAAAAGATATCAAAAAAAATCAATTAATTGTTGCTCAAGGTGCTAGTAATATATATCTTATGTCAGTCGGTTTAATTGCAAAAAATATTAATTGGATTAATAATGATTATATTTCTTATCCTTTATCTTGTAAAATAAAAATTAGATATCGTCAAATAGATATTTCATGTAATATAGAATGTATAAAAAATAAGCGCTTAAAAATATTATTTGATTCACCTGTTATTGCTGTCACACCAGGGCAATCAGTAGTATTATATTTATTAGAAGTATGTATTGGTGGCGGAATTATTGAATCTAGATTACCATTATTATGA